From Corvus cornix cornix isolate S_Up_H32 chromosome 15, ASM73873v5, whole genome shotgun sequence, one genomic window encodes:
- the MMP17 gene encoding matrix metalloproteinase-17, whose translation MLSLASRHRARRREMLLVLALWLAWQEAPAAPTPAAEDITRGVDWLTKFGYLPPPDPVTGQLQTQEELTKAITAMQRFGGLEATGVLDEATLELMKTPRCSLPDLSIAETRRKRFAQAVTKWSKRNLSWRVRTFPKESHLGHDTVRALMYYALKVWSDITPLNFHEVAGNNADIQIDFSKADHHDGYPFDGPGGTVAHAFFPGDHHTAGDTHFDDDEYWTFRSSDTHGMDLFAVAVHEFGHAIGLTHISAIESIMRPYYQGPVGDPLKYDLPYEDKVRIWQLYGVRESVSPTAKPEVSETDDHPILPELPENRSTVQLRRDVPNRCNTHFDAVAQIRGEAFFFKGKYFWRLTRNKHLVSLQPAQIHRFWRGLPLNLDSLDAVYERTSDHKIVFFKGDRYWVFKDNNVEEGYPRPISDFGLPLGGIDAAFSWAHNDKTYFFKDNLYWRYDDHERRMDPGYPSAAILWKGIPSPLDDAMRWSDGASYFFKGKEYWKVLDSELEVHPGYPQSIARDWLVCTDMQADAPEAAGSSRTGARSRPGQHDESRSKNGYEVCSCTSGTPSLCPHPTPRLTVSLVLAVWTATLLCAAL comes from the exons GACTGGCTGACAAAATTTGGGTATCTGCCTCCTCCGGACCCTGTCACAGGGCAGCTGCAGACGCAGGAGGAGCTCACCAAGGCCATCACTGCCATGCAGAGGTTCGGAGGGCTTGAGGCCACAGGAGTCCTAG ATGAAGCCACCCTGGAGCTGATGAAGACCCCTCGCTGCTCTCTGCCCGACCTCAGCATTGCAGAGACCAGGAGGAAGCGATTTGCCCAGGCTGTCACCAAGTGGAGCAAAAGGAATTTGTCCTGGAG AGTTCGCACCTTCCCAAAAGAGTCCCACCTGGGCCACGACACTGTCCGAGCCCTGATGTATTATGCCCTGAAGGTCTGGAGTGACATCACCCCGCTGAATTTCCATGAAGTGGCAGGAAACAATGCTGACATCCAGATAGACTTCTCCAAGGCAGATCACCATGATGGCTATCCCTTCGACGGGCCTGGTGGGACGGTGGCACATGCTTTCTTCCCTGGAGACCATCACACAGCAGGGGACACTCATTTTGACGATGACGAATATTGGACCTTCCGATCATCAG ACACTCATGGGATGGACCTATTTGCTGTAGCTGTCCATGAGTTTGGCCATGCCATTGGCTTGACCCACATCTCTGCCATAGAGTCTATCATGAGACCCTACTACCAAGGTCCAGTGGGGGATCCTCTGAAGTACGACCTGCCTTACGAGGACAAAGTCCGGATCTGGCAACTCTATG GAGTCAGGGAATCTGTGTCCCCCACAGCCAAGCCTGAAGTAAGTGAAACAGATGACCATCCaatcctgccagagctgccagagaACCGCTCCACTGTCCA GCTCAGGCGGGATGTGCCCAACAGGTGCAACACGCACTTCGATGCAGTGGCCCAGATCCGGGGAGAGGCTTTCTTCTTCAAAG GCAAGTACTTCTGGAGACTGACTCGCAATAAGCACTTGGTCTCCCTCCAGCCGGCTCAGATCCACCGTTTCTGGCGGGGCTTGCCGCTCAACCTGGACAGCCTGGATGCAGTCTACGAGAGAACCAGTGACCACAAGATTGTCTTCTTCAAAG gagaCAGATACTGGGTCTTCAAAGACAACAACGTGGAGGAAGGGTACCCGCGGCCCATTTCGGACTTTGGCCTGCCCCTGGGAGGAATCGACGCTGCTTTCTCTTGGGCTCACAATGACAAGACTTATTTCTTTAAGGACAATCTCTACTGGCGCTACGATGACCATGAGCGGAGGATGGACCCCGGCTATCCTTCGGCGGCCATCCTGTGGAAGGGAATACCCAGCCCTTTAGATGATGCCATGAGGTGGTCAGATG GTGCAAGTTACTTCTTCAAGGGCAAGgagtactggaaggtgctggaCAGCGAGCTGGAGGTGCACCCCGGGTACCCACAGTCCATCGCCAGGGACTGGCTGGTGTGCACTGACATGCAGGCTGACGCCCCCGAGGCAGCcgggagcagcaggactggggcGCGCTCCAGGCCGGGGCAGCACGACGAGAGCCGCTCGAAGAATGGTTACGAGGTCTGCTCCTGCACCTCGGGCACCCCGTCCCTGTGCCCTCACCCCACACCCAGACTGACAGTCAGCCTCGTGCTGGCTGTGTGGACAGCaacactgctctgtgcagcGCTATGA